TCTTCGAGCTTGCACTTTTTGGAAGGATTGGGGGAATGAGTTCTCATATAATAGGGGTGGACGGCGTAGTTAAGAAGGTAAAGAAGAAGTGATGAAACAGTTCGGAGTCGGGGTACCCGCTTGCGGGTCGCCGGAGTTCGGAGTTAAAATGGCCTATTGCAAATTATGGATATAGTAGAAAAGCTTGAATTCATAAGAACATACGACCCTGATAGTGCAGAGAGGCTGAATAAACTCCTCGGCAAAAAGGATGCCTTGAAAGAGGGTAATGTGTACGGGGAGAAATTTACGGACAGGCAGTTTTTCCTTGTCTTCGAGCCGCTCCTCAATGCCTCTCTTGAGAGGGCAAGGATACTTGAGGTGTTATCAGAAAAAGAGGATACAATAAGTGGCCTCTCGGAAAAGCTTAAAATAGGGCAGGACATAACATTTAAGCATATCAAGGAATTATTGAAAAAAAACCAGATTGAAATTGCAGGACATAAGGAAAGGGATGCAATATTCAGAAAAAAGGCATAGTTCAATGTTCAACGTTCTATGTTGTAAAACTATGAACCTTGAACCCAGAACCTTGAACAATTCTTGTGGAAGTGAGAAACAATGGATAAAGTAGGCAAGGTACTTGTTATTGGTGGCGGGATAGGCGGGATGGAGGCGTCGCTCAATCTCGTCGAGGCCGGGTTCAAGGTATACCTTGCGGACGAGAAACCGAATATAGGCGGGAATATGGCGCAACTTGACAAGACCTTCCCGACAAATGACTGCTCTATGTGCATCATGGCACCAAAGCTCGTTGAAGTCGGAAGAAATCCAAACATAGAGCTTCTCATGAATACCGAAGTGGTAGGTCTTGAAGGTGAACCTGGTAATTTTATTGTTACACTAAAAAGAAGACCGAGAAGGGTGCTACCGGATAGATGTACATCCTGTGCGCTCTGCGCCCCTAACTGTCCGCTTGAGGTAATCAATGACTATAATGAGGGAATGTCCAGGCGAAGCGCCGCATATATAAGCTTTCCCCAGGCAATCCCCTCTACCTACATGATAGAC
The sequence above is a segment of the Pseudomonadota bacterium genome. Coding sequences within it:
- a CDS encoding FAD-dependent oxidoreductase, translated to MDKVGKVLVIGGGIGGMEASLNLVEAGFKVYLADEKPNIGGNMAQLDKTFPTNDCSMCIMAPKLVEVGRNPNIELLMNTEVVGLEGEPGNFIVTLKRRPRRVLPDRCTSCALCAPNCPLEVINDYNEGMSRRSAAYISFPQAIPSTYMID